GAGCGGCAGGGATTTGCTGGGGTGGTAAGGATTAATCTCTATGTTTACCGGAACTAAAGTTTTATGTCAGGTGTGACATGGTTACTGATTAACCGGTTTTTGTCCGGTCTGTCTCCAGCAAAGGTACTCGTGGAACTGTCGAAGTTAGATGATCTTAAAGCTATAGTGATGCTCCATCCTTCACTAGTTAGTGTAGATGATATCCAGGGTAAGAATTGTTTGCTTCAAGGTTCAAGCATTCATTGGGCATAATGCACCATTAGCATTAGAAATAACATATGTCGTTTCGTCTTacaaaaattcagaaattaaggtGCCTATTTCGATACTGGGAGCTGAAGTTGACCAAATGTCTCCACCGGAACTTTTGAaagaatttgaagaaattttaTCAATTAAAGCTGAGGTAGGGTGACTAAAATTTCATTGTAATACGACATATTTTCTTAGGTACATGTCTTTAGGACTGATTGGAGAACATGTTTTTACAGGTCGATAGCTTTGTAAAGATATTTAATGGGGTGAGACACGGTTGGACTGTGAGATACAACATCAAAAATGAAGAAGCTGTGAAGCGTGCAGAGGAAGCTCATAATGACATGTTAGAGTGGTTCTTTAAATATGTGAGGAGTTCTTGTTGTTGCCGCAGAAGTGCTTTGTAGCTAGcttttttttgaagcaactttgtattttttttttaatttttagctAGCTAATATTTTGTAGGTCAGGGACAGGGTATCAATAAAATGCATgcgtcaaaaaaaaataaaaaaaaaataaaaaaaaaaataaaagatgaatGGTGGTAATCATGTCTCTGGGGCCGTTACTAGGCCAGAGTGTACGTGTTAAAGTTTTTATAGGGCCGTCATTCCACtagaaaagataaaataaaaattgattgttTTTTCAGATCTAAGATGTAAGCTTATATATTACCTCGTTTGATTGGGATATActcaaattaattggggtatacccgatTTTAAAGGGACTCTTTTTAAGAGTTTTAGGGGGAGTTCTAATGGGTAAGTCACAAAATTACCCTTAGCCTTTATAATCctattaccctaaatcagttttactcttttcatttcatcttccttcttctcttcttcttttcttccacaACCATACCGGCTCTCCATCACGCCACCgtcaaaactcgtcgattaattcgttgtaatcgtcgattcgaaaattctGATTAATCTTCAACAATGGATCCGCCAAGACTTAGGGCAAGTCGTATGGAAGACGCTAATAGAAAACCCAATCAATACAACCCTGAAAttgcaaatttgattcaaaagaaagtgaagaaaaaaacggtTGAATAAGAAGAAATTGAAGTCGTTCAAACCGAAAAAAtggtgcgattaagaaagtaagggcctacttaaactcactccagtacttcaatttcatgtttgcatgtcaaatttgGTCATAAAAATCGAAAGTTTGAATTTGCA
This is a stretch of genomic DNA from Papaver somniferum cultivar HN1 chromosome 1, ASM357369v1, whole genome shotgun sequence. It encodes these proteins:
- the LOC113278001 gene encoding endo-1,3;1,4-beta-D-glucanase-like → MVGSQCCENPPDLSLISGSSGCVENIGGLESYISGSLDSKLGILLVSDVFGFEAPNLRKLADKVAAAGYYVVAPNFFHGDPFTPEKNLMYWYQFHLAEDAAEEARPVIEALRSKGISAIGAAGICWGAKVLVELSKLDDLKAIVMLHPSLVSVDDIQEIKVPISILGAEVDQMSPPELLKEFEEILSIKAEVDSFVKIFNGVRHGWTVRYNIKNEEAVKRAEEAHNDMLEWFFKYVRSSCCCRRSAL